One genomic segment of Tursiops truncatus isolate mTurTru1 chromosome 4, mTurTru1.mat.Y, whole genome shotgun sequence includes these proteins:
- the TNK2 gene encoding activated CDC42 kinase 1 isoform X16, producing the protein MQPEEGTGWLLELLSEVQLQQYFLRLRDDLNVTRLSHFEYVKNEDLEKIGMGRPGQRRLWEAVKRRKAMCKRKSWMSKDEEQPTPWGGWRQTAPNGQPRDGARAKNGQEVFARAPRAPAHLLGCSVESGWRLSSPLITLRAPSGRPHPPPEAQQQRGPCRASPASLGRRTCISLRSWEMAPLAWCAGASGTPPRGRRPHSGQVSVAVKCLKPDVLSQPEAMDDFIREVNAMHSLDHRNLIRLYGVVLTPPMKMVTELAPLGSLLDRLRKHQGHFLLGTLSRYAVQVAEGMGYLESKRFIHRDLAARNLLLATRDLVKIGDFGLMRALPQNDDHYVMQEHRKVPFAWCAPESLKTRTFSHASDTWMFGVTLWEMFTYGQEPWIGLNGSQILHKIDKEGERLPRPEDCPQDIYNVMVQCWAHKPEDRPTFVALRDFLLEAQPTDMRALQDFEEPDKLHIQMNDVITVIEGRAENYWWRGQNTRTLCVGPFPRNVVTSVAGLSAQDISQPLQNSFIHTGHGDSDPRHCWGFPDRIDELYLGNPMDPPDLLSVELSTSRPTQHLGRVKREPPPRPPQPAIFTQKPTYDPVSEDQDPLSSDFKRLGLRKPGLPRGLWLAKPSARVPGTKAGRGSSEVTLIDFGEEPVVPAPRPCAPSLAQLAMDACSLLDKTPPQSPSRALPRPLHPTPVVDWDARPLPPPPAYDDVAQDEDDFEVCSINSTLVSAGLSAGPSQGETNYAFVPEPARLFPALEDNLFLPPQGGGKPPNSAQTAEIFQALQQECMRQLQVPAGSLVPSPSPVGDDKPQVPPRVPIPPRPTRPRGELSPAPSGEEETGRWPGPASPPRVPPREPLSPQGSRTPSPLVPRGSSPLPPRLSSSPGKTMPTTQSFASDPKYATPQVIQAPGPRAGPCILPIVRDGKKVSSTHYYLLPERPPYLERYQRFLRETRSPEEPTPMPVPLLLPPPGISAPAAPTATVRPMPQAAPDPKANFSTNTSNSGAQLPALRATARLPQRGCPGDGPEAGRPAEKIQMGP; encoded by the exons GATGAAGAGCAGCCGACTCCCTGGGGAGGGTGGAGACAGACAGCGCCAAATGGGCAACCCAGAGACGGGGCCAGGGCTAAAAATGGACAGGAGGTGTTTGCAAGGGCCCCTAGGGCTCCTGCCCATCTGCTCGG GTGTTCAGTGGAAAGCGGCTGGAGGCTGAGTTCCCCCCTCATCACTCTCAGAGCACCTTCCGGAAGACCTcacccacccccggaggcccagCAGCAGAGGGGTCCCTGCAGAGCCTCACCTGCCTCATTGGGGAGAAGGACCTGCATCTCTTTGAGAAGCTGGGAGATGGCTCCTTTGGCGTGGTGCGCAGGGGCGAGTGGGACGCCCCCTCGGGGAAGACG TCCCCACTCTGGCCAGGTGAGTGTGGCTGTGAAGTGCCTGAAGCCTGATGTGCTGAGCCAGCCAGAGGCCATGGATGACTTCATCCGGGAGGTCAATGCCATGCACTCGCTTGACCACCGAAACCTCATTCGCCTCTATGGTGTGGTGCTCACGCCGCCCATGAAGATG GTGACAGAGCTGGCACCTCTGGGATCGTTGTTGGACCGGCTGCGCAAGCACCAGGGCCACTTCCTCCTGGGTACCCTGAGCCGCTACGCTGTGCAGGTGGCTGAGGGCATGGGCTACCTGGAGTCCAAGCGCTTTATTCACCGTGACCTGGCCGCCCGCAATCTGCTGTTGGCCACCCGTGACCTGGTCAAGATCGGGGACTTCGGGCTGATGCGAGCACTACCCCAGAATGACGACCACTACGTCATGCAGGAGCACCGCAAGGTGCCCTTTGCCTG GTGTGCCCCTGAGAGCCTGAAGACTCGCACCTTCTCCCATGCCAGCGACACCTGGATGTTTGGGGTCACGCTGTGGGAGATGTTCACCTATGGCCAGGAGCCCTGGATTGGCCTCAATGGCAGTCAG ATCCTGCATAAGATTGACAAGGAGGGGGAGCGTCTGCCCCGGCCCGAGGACTGCCCCCAGGACATCTACAATGTCATGGTTCAGTGCTGGGCTCACAAGCCAGAGGACAGACCCACCTTTGTGGCACTGAGAGACTTCCTGCTGGAG gcccagcccactGACATGCGGGCCCTTCAGGACTTTGAGGAACCAGACAAGCTGCACATCCAGATGAACGATGTCATCACCGTCATTGAGGGGAG GGCTGAGAATTACTGGTGGCGTGGGCAGAACACACGGACGCTGTGCGTGGGGCCCTTCCCTCGCAACGTGGTAACCTCTGTGGCCGGCCTGTCAGCCCAGGACATCAGCCAGCCCCTGCAGAACAGCTTCATTCACACAGGGCATGGTGACAGTGACCCCCGGcactgctggggcttccctgacaGGATCGATGA ACTGTATCTGGGAAACCCCATGGACCCTCCCGACCTGCTGAGTGTGGAACTGAGCACCTCCAGACCCACCCAGCATCTGGGCAGGGTGAAAA GGGAACCTCCACCTCGCCCTCCTCAGCCTGCCATCTTCACTCAGA AACCAACCTACGACCCTGTGAGTGAGGACCAAGACCCCCTGTCCAGCGACTTCAAGAGGCTGGGCCTGCGGAAGCCAGGACTGCCCCGTGGGCTGTGGCTCGCGAAGCCCTCTGCCCGGGTGCCGGGCACCAAAGCGGGCCGCGGGAGCAGTGAGGTCACGCTCATCGACTTCGGTGAGGAGCCCGTGGTCCCGGCCCCACGGCCCTGTGCGCCCTCACTGGCGCAGCTGGCCATGGATGCCTGCTCCTTGCTGGACAAGACCCCGCCGCAGAGCCCCTCGCGGGCCCTGCCCCGGCCCCTGCATCCCACGCCGGTGGTGGACTGGGATGCGCGCCCGCTGCCCCCGCCTCCTGCCTACGATGACGTGGCCCAGGATGAGGATGACTTTGAGGTCTGCTCCATCAACAGCACCCTCGTGAGTGCAGGGCTCTCTGCTGGGCCCAGTCAGGGCGAGACCAATTACGCCTTTGTGCCTGAGCCAGCGCGGCTCTTCCCTGCCCTGGAGGACAACCTGTTCCTCCCGCCTCAGGGTGGGGGCAAGCCGCCCAACTCAGCCCAGACCGCAGAGATCTTCCAGGCGCTGCAGCAGGAGTGCATGCGGCAGCTACAGGTCCCGGCCGGCTCTCTGGTCCCGTCGCCAAGCCCGGTGGGCGACGACAAGCCCCAGGTGCCCCCTCGTGTGCCCATCCCCCCGAGGCCCACACGCCCACGTGGGGAGCTGTCTCCAGCCCCCTCGGGCGAGGAGGAGACGGGGCGGTGGCCTGgacctgcctcccctccccgggTACCACCCCGGGAGCCCCTGTCCCCACAAGGCTCCAGGACCCCCAGCCCCTTGGTGCCACGCGGCAGCTCCCCGCTGCCACCCCGGCTCTCCAGCTCACCTGGGAAGACCATGCCCACCACCCAGAGCTTCGCCTCAGACCCCAAGTATGCCACACCCCAGGTGATCCAGGCACCTGGCCCCCGGGCTGGCCCCTGCATCTTACCCATCGTCCGTGATGGCAAGAAGGTCAGCAGCACCCACTACTACCTGCTGCCTGAGCGCCCACCCTACCTGGAGCGCTACCAGCGCTTCCTGCGTGAGACCCGGAGCCCCGAAGAGCCGACCCCCATGCCTGTGCCCCTGCTGCTGCCCCCTCCTGGCATCTCAGCTCCTGCTGCCCCCACTGCCACCGTTCGACCAATGCCTCAGGCTGCCCCAGACCCCAAGGCTAACTTCTCCACCAACACCAGCaactcaggggcccagctgccaGCCCTGAGGGCCACTGCTCGGCTGCCACAGAGGGGCTGCCCCGGGGACGGGCCAGAGGCTGGACGGCCAGCAGAGAAGATCCAGATG GGACCCTGA
- the TNK2 gene encoding activated CDC42 kinase 1 isoform X1 has product MQPEEGTGWLLELLSEVQLQQYFLRLRDDLNVTRLSHFEYVKNEDLEKIGMGRPGQRRLWEAVKRRKAMCKRKSWMSKDEEQPTPWGGWRQTAPNGQPRDGARAKNGQEVFARAPRAPAHLLGCSVESGWRLSSPLITLRAPSGRPHPPPEAQQQRGPCRASPASLGRRTCISLRSWEMAPLAWCAGASGTPPRGRRPHSGQVSVAVKCLKPDVLSQPEAMDDFIREVNAMHSLDHRNLIRLYGVVLTPPMKMVTELAPLGSLLDRLRKHQGHFLLGTLSRYAVQVAEGMGYLESKRFIHRDLAARNLLLATRDLVKIGDFGLMRALPQNDDHYVMQEHRKVPFAWCAPESLKTRTFSHASDTWMFGVTLWEMFTYGQEPWIGLNGSQILHKIDKEGERLPRPEDCPQDIYNVMVQCWAHKPEDRPTFVALRDFLLEAQPTDMRALQDFEEPDKLHIQMNDVITVIEGRAENYWWRGQNTRTLCVGPFPRNVVTSVAGLSAQDISQPLQNSFIHTGHGDSDPRHCWGFPDRIDELYLGNPMDPPDLLSVELSTSRPTQHLGRVKREPPPRPPQPAIFTQKPTYDPVSEDQDPLSSDFKRLGLRKPGLPRGLWLAKPSARVPGTKAGRGSSEVTLIDFGEEPVVPAPRPCAPSLAQLAMDACSLLDKTPPQSPSRALPRPLHPTPVVDWDARPLPPPPAYDDVAQDEDDFEVCSINSTLVSAGLSAGPSQGETNYAFVPEPARLFPALEDNLFLPPQGGGKPPNSAQTAEIFQALQQECMRQLQVPAGSLVPSPSPVGDDKPQVPPRVPIPPRPTRPRGELSPAPSGEEETGRWPGPASPPRVPPREPLSPQGSRTPSPLVPRGSSPLPPRLSSSPGKTMPTTQSFASDPKYATPQVIQAPGPRAGPCILPIVRDGKKVSSTHYYLLPERPPYLERYQRFLRETRSPEEPTPMPVPLLLPPPGISAPAAPTATVRPMPQAAPDPKANFSTNTSNSGAQLPALRATARLPQRGCPGDGPEAGRPAEKIQMLQAMVHGVTTEECQAALQSHSWSVQRAAQYLKVEQLFGLGLRPRGECHKVLEMFDWNLEQAGCHLLGSCGPAHHKR; this is encoded by the exons GATGAAGAGCAGCCGACTCCCTGGGGAGGGTGGAGACAGACAGCGCCAAATGGGCAACCCAGAGACGGGGCCAGGGCTAAAAATGGACAGGAGGTGTTTGCAAGGGCCCCTAGGGCTCCTGCCCATCTGCTCGG GTGTTCAGTGGAAAGCGGCTGGAGGCTGAGTTCCCCCCTCATCACTCTCAGAGCACCTTCCGGAAGACCTcacccacccccggaggcccagCAGCAGAGGGGTCCCTGCAGAGCCTCACCTGCCTCATTGGGGAGAAGGACCTGCATCTCTTTGAGAAGCTGGGAGATGGCTCCTTTGGCGTGGTGCGCAGGGGCGAGTGGGACGCCCCCTCGGGGAAGACG TCCCCACTCTGGCCAGGTGAGTGTGGCTGTGAAGTGCCTGAAGCCTGATGTGCTGAGCCAGCCAGAGGCCATGGATGACTTCATCCGGGAGGTCAATGCCATGCACTCGCTTGACCACCGAAACCTCATTCGCCTCTATGGTGTGGTGCTCACGCCGCCCATGAAGATG GTGACAGAGCTGGCACCTCTGGGATCGTTGTTGGACCGGCTGCGCAAGCACCAGGGCCACTTCCTCCTGGGTACCCTGAGCCGCTACGCTGTGCAGGTGGCTGAGGGCATGGGCTACCTGGAGTCCAAGCGCTTTATTCACCGTGACCTGGCCGCCCGCAATCTGCTGTTGGCCACCCGTGACCTGGTCAAGATCGGGGACTTCGGGCTGATGCGAGCACTACCCCAGAATGACGACCACTACGTCATGCAGGAGCACCGCAAGGTGCCCTTTGCCTG GTGTGCCCCTGAGAGCCTGAAGACTCGCACCTTCTCCCATGCCAGCGACACCTGGATGTTTGGGGTCACGCTGTGGGAGATGTTCACCTATGGCCAGGAGCCCTGGATTGGCCTCAATGGCAGTCAG ATCCTGCATAAGATTGACAAGGAGGGGGAGCGTCTGCCCCGGCCCGAGGACTGCCCCCAGGACATCTACAATGTCATGGTTCAGTGCTGGGCTCACAAGCCAGAGGACAGACCCACCTTTGTGGCACTGAGAGACTTCCTGCTGGAG gcccagcccactGACATGCGGGCCCTTCAGGACTTTGAGGAACCAGACAAGCTGCACATCCAGATGAACGATGTCATCACCGTCATTGAGGGGAG GGCTGAGAATTACTGGTGGCGTGGGCAGAACACACGGACGCTGTGCGTGGGGCCCTTCCCTCGCAACGTGGTAACCTCTGTGGCCGGCCTGTCAGCCCAGGACATCAGCCAGCCCCTGCAGAACAGCTTCATTCACACAGGGCATGGTGACAGTGACCCCCGGcactgctggggcttccctgacaGGATCGATGA ACTGTATCTGGGAAACCCCATGGACCCTCCCGACCTGCTGAGTGTGGAACTGAGCACCTCCAGACCCACCCAGCATCTGGGCAGGGTGAAAA GGGAACCTCCACCTCGCCCTCCTCAGCCTGCCATCTTCACTCAGA AACCAACCTACGACCCTGTGAGTGAGGACCAAGACCCCCTGTCCAGCGACTTCAAGAGGCTGGGCCTGCGGAAGCCAGGACTGCCCCGTGGGCTGTGGCTCGCGAAGCCCTCTGCCCGGGTGCCGGGCACCAAAGCGGGCCGCGGGAGCAGTGAGGTCACGCTCATCGACTTCGGTGAGGAGCCCGTGGTCCCGGCCCCACGGCCCTGTGCGCCCTCACTGGCGCAGCTGGCCATGGATGCCTGCTCCTTGCTGGACAAGACCCCGCCGCAGAGCCCCTCGCGGGCCCTGCCCCGGCCCCTGCATCCCACGCCGGTGGTGGACTGGGATGCGCGCCCGCTGCCCCCGCCTCCTGCCTACGATGACGTGGCCCAGGATGAGGATGACTTTGAGGTCTGCTCCATCAACAGCACCCTCGTGAGTGCAGGGCTCTCTGCTGGGCCCAGTCAGGGCGAGACCAATTACGCCTTTGTGCCTGAGCCAGCGCGGCTCTTCCCTGCCCTGGAGGACAACCTGTTCCTCCCGCCTCAGGGTGGGGGCAAGCCGCCCAACTCAGCCCAGACCGCAGAGATCTTCCAGGCGCTGCAGCAGGAGTGCATGCGGCAGCTACAGGTCCCGGCCGGCTCTCTGGTCCCGTCGCCAAGCCCGGTGGGCGACGACAAGCCCCAGGTGCCCCCTCGTGTGCCCATCCCCCCGAGGCCCACACGCCCACGTGGGGAGCTGTCTCCAGCCCCCTCGGGCGAGGAGGAGACGGGGCGGTGGCCTGgacctgcctcccctccccgggTACCACCCCGGGAGCCCCTGTCCCCACAAGGCTCCAGGACCCCCAGCCCCTTGGTGCCACGCGGCAGCTCCCCGCTGCCACCCCGGCTCTCCAGCTCACCTGGGAAGACCATGCCCACCACCCAGAGCTTCGCCTCAGACCCCAAGTATGCCACACCCCAGGTGATCCAGGCACCTGGCCCCCGGGCTGGCCCCTGCATCTTACCCATCGTCCGTGATGGCAAGAAGGTCAGCAGCACCCACTACTACCTGCTGCCTGAGCGCCCACCCTACCTGGAGCGCTACCAGCGCTTCCTGCGTGAGACCCGGAGCCCCGAAGAGCCGACCCCCATGCCTGTGCCCCTGCTGCTGCCCCCTCCTGGCATCTCAGCTCCTGCTGCCCCCACTGCCACCGTTCGACCAATGCCTCAGGCTGCCCCAGACCCCAAGGCTAACTTCTCCACCAACACCAGCaactcaggggcccagctgccaGCCCTGAGGGCCACTGCTCGGCTGCCACAGAGGGGCTGCCCCGGGGACGGGCCAGAGGCTGGACGGCCAGCAGAGAAGATCCAGATG CTGCAGGCCATGGTGCATGGGGTGACCACAGAGGAGTGCCAGGCGGCCCTGCAGAGCCACAGCTGGAGCGTGCAGAGGGCTGCCCAGTATCTGAAG GTGGAGCAGCTCTTTGGTTTGGGTCTGCGGCCGCGAGGCGAGTGCCACAAAGTGCTGGAGATGTTCGACTGGAACTTGGAGCAGGCTGGCTGCCACCTGCTGGGCTCCTGCGGCCCAGCCCACCACAA GCGCTGA
- the TNK2 gene encoding activated CDC42 kinase 1 isoform X4, translating into MQPEEGTGWLLELLSEVQLQQYFLRLRDDLNVTRLSHFEYVKNEDLEKIGMGRPGQRRLWEAVKRRKAMCKRKSWMSKDEEQPTPWGGWRQTAPNGQPRDGARAKNGQEVFARAPRAPAHLLGCSVESGWRLSSPLITLRAPSGRPHPPPEAQQQRGPCRASPASLGRRTCISLRSWEMAPLAWCAGASGTPPRGRRPHSGQVSVAVKCLKPDVLSQPEAMDDFIREVNAMHSLDHRNLIRLYGVVLTPPMKMVTELAPLGSLLDRLRKHQGHFLLGTLSRYAVQVAEGMGYLESKRFIHRDLAARNLLLATRDLVKIGDFGLMRALPQNDDHYVMQEHRKVPFAWCAPESLKTRTFSHASDTWMFGVTLWEMFTYGQEPWIGLNGSQILHKIDKEGERLPRPEDCPQDIYNVMVQCWAHKPEDRPTFVALRDFLLEAQPTDMRALQDFEEPDKLHIQMNDVITVIEGRAENYWWRGQNTRTLCVGPFPRNVVTSVAGLSAQDISQPLQNSFIHTGHGDSDPRHCWGFPDRIDELYLGNPMDPPDLLSVELSTSRPTQHLGRVKKPTYDPVSEDQDPLSSDFKRLGLRKPGLPRGLWLAKPSARVPGTKAGRGSSEVTLIDFGEEPVVPAPRPCAPSLAQLAMDACSLLDKTPPQSPSRALPRPLHPTPVVDWDARPLPPPPAYDDVAQDEDDFEVCSINSTLVSAGLSAGPSQGETNYAFVPEPARLFPALEDNLFLPPQGGGKPPNSAQTAEIFQALQQECMRQLQVPAGSLVPSPSPVGDDKPQVPPRVPIPPRPTRPRGELSPAPSGEEETGRWPGPASPPRVPPREPLSPQGSRTPSPLVPRGSSPLPPRLSSSPGKTMPTTQSFASDPKYATPQVIQAPGPRAGPCILPIVRDGKKVSSTHYYLLPERPPYLERYQRFLRETRSPEEPTPMPVPLLLPPPGISAPAAPTATVRPMPQAAPDPKANFSTNTSNSGAQLPALRATARLPQRGCPGDGPEAGRPAEKIQMLQAMVHGVTTEECQAALQSHSWSVQRAAQYLKVEQLFGLGLRPRGECHKVLEMFDWNLEQAGCHLLGSCGPAHHKR; encoded by the exons GATGAAGAGCAGCCGACTCCCTGGGGAGGGTGGAGACAGACAGCGCCAAATGGGCAACCCAGAGACGGGGCCAGGGCTAAAAATGGACAGGAGGTGTTTGCAAGGGCCCCTAGGGCTCCTGCCCATCTGCTCGG GTGTTCAGTGGAAAGCGGCTGGAGGCTGAGTTCCCCCCTCATCACTCTCAGAGCACCTTCCGGAAGACCTcacccacccccggaggcccagCAGCAGAGGGGTCCCTGCAGAGCCTCACCTGCCTCATTGGGGAGAAGGACCTGCATCTCTTTGAGAAGCTGGGAGATGGCTCCTTTGGCGTGGTGCGCAGGGGCGAGTGGGACGCCCCCTCGGGGAAGACG TCCCCACTCTGGCCAGGTGAGTGTGGCTGTGAAGTGCCTGAAGCCTGATGTGCTGAGCCAGCCAGAGGCCATGGATGACTTCATCCGGGAGGTCAATGCCATGCACTCGCTTGACCACCGAAACCTCATTCGCCTCTATGGTGTGGTGCTCACGCCGCCCATGAAGATG GTGACAGAGCTGGCACCTCTGGGATCGTTGTTGGACCGGCTGCGCAAGCACCAGGGCCACTTCCTCCTGGGTACCCTGAGCCGCTACGCTGTGCAGGTGGCTGAGGGCATGGGCTACCTGGAGTCCAAGCGCTTTATTCACCGTGACCTGGCCGCCCGCAATCTGCTGTTGGCCACCCGTGACCTGGTCAAGATCGGGGACTTCGGGCTGATGCGAGCACTACCCCAGAATGACGACCACTACGTCATGCAGGAGCACCGCAAGGTGCCCTTTGCCTG GTGTGCCCCTGAGAGCCTGAAGACTCGCACCTTCTCCCATGCCAGCGACACCTGGATGTTTGGGGTCACGCTGTGGGAGATGTTCACCTATGGCCAGGAGCCCTGGATTGGCCTCAATGGCAGTCAG ATCCTGCATAAGATTGACAAGGAGGGGGAGCGTCTGCCCCGGCCCGAGGACTGCCCCCAGGACATCTACAATGTCATGGTTCAGTGCTGGGCTCACAAGCCAGAGGACAGACCCACCTTTGTGGCACTGAGAGACTTCCTGCTGGAG gcccagcccactGACATGCGGGCCCTTCAGGACTTTGAGGAACCAGACAAGCTGCACATCCAGATGAACGATGTCATCACCGTCATTGAGGGGAG GGCTGAGAATTACTGGTGGCGTGGGCAGAACACACGGACGCTGTGCGTGGGGCCCTTCCCTCGCAACGTGGTAACCTCTGTGGCCGGCCTGTCAGCCCAGGACATCAGCCAGCCCCTGCAGAACAGCTTCATTCACACAGGGCATGGTGACAGTGACCCCCGGcactgctggggcttccctgacaGGATCGATGA ACTGTATCTGGGAAACCCCATGGACCCTCCCGACCTGCTGAGTGTGGAACTGAGCACCTCCAGACCCACCCAGCATCTGGGCAGGGTGAAAA AACCAACCTACGACCCTGTGAGTGAGGACCAAGACCCCCTGTCCAGCGACTTCAAGAGGCTGGGCCTGCGGAAGCCAGGACTGCCCCGTGGGCTGTGGCTCGCGAAGCCCTCTGCCCGGGTGCCGGGCACCAAAGCGGGCCGCGGGAGCAGTGAGGTCACGCTCATCGACTTCGGTGAGGAGCCCGTGGTCCCGGCCCCACGGCCCTGTGCGCCCTCACTGGCGCAGCTGGCCATGGATGCCTGCTCCTTGCTGGACAAGACCCCGCCGCAGAGCCCCTCGCGGGCCCTGCCCCGGCCCCTGCATCCCACGCCGGTGGTGGACTGGGATGCGCGCCCGCTGCCCCCGCCTCCTGCCTACGATGACGTGGCCCAGGATGAGGATGACTTTGAGGTCTGCTCCATCAACAGCACCCTCGTGAGTGCAGGGCTCTCTGCTGGGCCCAGTCAGGGCGAGACCAATTACGCCTTTGTGCCTGAGCCAGCGCGGCTCTTCCCTGCCCTGGAGGACAACCTGTTCCTCCCGCCTCAGGGTGGGGGCAAGCCGCCCAACTCAGCCCAGACCGCAGAGATCTTCCAGGCGCTGCAGCAGGAGTGCATGCGGCAGCTACAGGTCCCGGCCGGCTCTCTGGTCCCGTCGCCAAGCCCGGTGGGCGACGACAAGCCCCAGGTGCCCCCTCGTGTGCCCATCCCCCCGAGGCCCACACGCCCACGTGGGGAGCTGTCTCCAGCCCCCTCGGGCGAGGAGGAGACGGGGCGGTGGCCTGgacctgcctcccctccccgggTACCACCCCGGGAGCCCCTGTCCCCACAAGGCTCCAGGACCCCCAGCCCCTTGGTGCCACGCGGCAGCTCCCCGCTGCCACCCCGGCTCTCCAGCTCACCTGGGAAGACCATGCCCACCACCCAGAGCTTCGCCTCAGACCCCAAGTATGCCACACCCCAGGTGATCCAGGCACCTGGCCCCCGGGCTGGCCCCTGCATCTTACCCATCGTCCGTGATGGCAAGAAGGTCAGCAGCACCCACTACTACCTGCTGCCTGAGCGCCCACCCTACCTGGAGCGCTACCAGCGCTTCCTGCGTGAGACCCGGAGCCCCGAAGAGCCGACCCCCATGCCTGTGCCCCTGCTGCTGCCCCCTCCTGGCATCTCAGCTCCTGCTGCCCCCACTGCCACCGTTCGACCAATGCCTCAGGCTGCCCCAGACCCCAAGGCTAACTTCTCCACCAACACCAGCaactcaggggcccagctgccaGCCCTGAGGGCCACTGCTCGGCTGCCACAGAGGGGCTGCCCCGGGGACGGGCCAGAGGCTGGACGGCCAGCAGAGAAGATCCAGATG CTGCAGGCCATGGTGCATGGGGTGACCACAGAGGAGTGCCAGGCGGCCCTGCAGAGCCACAGCTGGAGCGTGCAGAGGGCTGCCCAGTATCTGAAG GTGGAGCAGCTCTTTGGTTTGGGTCTGCGGCCGCGAGGCGAGTGCCACAAAGTGCTGGAGATGTTCGACTGGAACTTGGAGCAGGCTGGCTGCCACCTGCTGGGCTCCTGCGGCCCAGCCCACCACAA GCGCTGA